One part of the Vibrio ponticus genome encodes these proteins:
- the sstT gene encoding serine/threonine transporter SstT: MLYNSFLARLARGNLVLQILAGIILGVALSLIAPDHAVSVGLLGELFVGALKAVAPILVFILVAASIANQKKNQHTYMRPIVVLYLFGTFAAALTAVTMSFLFPTTLTLVSGAEGATPPQGIGEVLHTLLFQLVDNPINALKNANYIGILAWAIALGLALHHASASTKALFEDLSHGVSQIVRFIIRLAPLGIFGLVASTLATTGFSALAGYAHLLAVLLGAMAIIALVINPLIVFIKTRENPYPLVFQCLRESGVTAFFTRSSAANIPVNMALCEKLKLDEDTYSVSIPLGATINMGGAAITITVLTLAAVHTMGIEIDLMTALLLSIVAAVSACGASGVAGGSLLLIPLACGLFGIPNEIAMQVVAVGFIIGVIQDSAETALNSSTDVVFTAAVCKQKQKENRPH, from the coding sequence ATGCTTTACAATTCATTTTTAGCTCGGCTTGCACGAGGAAATTTAGTACTACAGATCTTAGCCGGCATAATCTTAGGTGTGGCACTTTCTCTAATCGCTCCTGATCACGCTGTAAGTGTTGGTCTACTCGGTGAGCTATTCGTAGGTGCGCTAAAAGCCGTTGCGCCAATTCTTGTGTTCATTTTGGTTGCCGCATCGATTGCTAACCAAAAGAAAAACCAACACACCTATATGCGTCCAATCGTGGTGTTATACCTGTTTGGCACCTTTGCAGCTGCGCTAACCGCAGTGACCATGAGTTTCCTTTTCCCTACCACTTTGACTCTGGTTTCTGGTGCCGAAGGCGCAACGCCACCGCAAGGCATTGGTGAAGTATTGCATACCCTACTATTCCAATTGGTTGATAACCCAATCAATGCGCTTAAAAATGCCAACTACATTGGCATTCTAGCTTGGGCGATTGCACTTGGTCTTGCTCTGCACCATGCATCTGCATCAACCAAAGCATTATTTGAAGATCTTAGCCATGGCGTATCACAAATCGTGCGCTTTATTATTCGCCTAGCACCACTGGGTATTTTTGGTTTGGTGGCTTCGACGCTAGCAACAACGGGTTTCTCTGCATTAGCAGGCTACGCTCACCTACTTGCGGTACTGCTTGGCGCAATGGCAATTATTGCCCTAGTGATCAACCCACTCATCGTGTTTATTAAGACACGAGAGAACCCATATCCATTGGTATTCCAATGTTTACGTGAAAGTGGTGTGACGGCATTTTTCACTCGTTCGAGCGCCGCTAACATCCCAGTTAACATGGCTTTGTGTGAAAAACTGAAATTGGATGAAGATACCTACTCGGTGTCGATTCCACTGGGTGCAACCATTAACATGGGTGGCGCAGCAATCACTATCACAGTGCTCACACTAGCAGCTGTTCACACTATGGGTATCGAAATTGACCTAATGACGGCGCTATTACTAAGCATCGTCGCAGCAGTGTCAGCTTGTGGCGCATCTGGTGTCGCAGGCGGTTCGCTACTACTGATCCCACTGGCTTGTGGTCTATTTGGTATTCCAAATGAGATTGCGATGCAAGTCGTCGCGGTGGGCTTTATCATCGGTGTGATTCAAGACTCGGCAGAGACTGCGTTAAACAGCTCAACGGACGTGGTATTTACTGCTGCGGTATGTAAGCAAAAACAAAAAGAAAATCGCCCTCACTAA
- the rsgA gene encoding ribosome small subunit-dependent GTPase A produces MNSNANSTMTLNQLGWSNLFHQQLTLNDLEHHQIARVSEHHRSGYTLLAERGQSTLAIHKSLPDMTVGDWVVLDNDSQFVRLLDRQSLFSRKAAGSKVEEQLIAANVNTLFIVCSLNDDFNLSRIERYLAIAHDAEVEPVIVLTKADLCDDSEEKRSQVQALDPMLFVETLNALDSEQCQLLASWCKQGKTVAFMGSSGVGKSTLVNTLLGEQTQQTGGIRENDSKGRHTTTSRSLHLLPSGGVLIDTPGMRELQIHDCADGVEQTFSDVQSLVERCRFSDCKHNNEPGCAVIKALDAGEIDERRVTNYLKLMREQEWNGATLAEQRSKSKQFTKYCRSVQSENRSRKQSY; encoded by the coding sequence ATGAATTCAAATGCCAACTCCACCATGACACTCAACCAACTTGGTTGGAGCAATCTATTTCATCAACAACTTACGCTCAATGATCTAGAACACCATCAAATCGCGCGCGTATCAGAGCATCATCGCAGTGGCTACACGTTACTTGCAGAACGCGGACAAAGTACGCTGGCAATCCACAAATCTCTGCCGGATATGACCGTCGGAGATTGGGTGGTACTGGATAATGACAGCCAATTTGTGCGCCTACTAGACAGACAATCGTTATTCAGCCGCAAAGCAGCAGGAAGCAAAGTAGAAGAGCAACTGATTGCTGCCAATGTCAACACGCTATTTATCGTCTGCTCGCTTAATGACGACTTCAACCTAAGCCGGATTGAGCGTTACCTTGCCATTGCCCATGACGCAGAAGTTGAGCCAGTGATTGTGCTAACGAAAGCAGATCTTTGTGACGATAGCGAAGAAAAACGATCTCAGGTACAAGCGTTGGACCCGATGCTATTTGTTGAAACGTTAAATGCACTTGATAGTGAACAGTGCCAATTACTGGCAAGTTGGTGTAAACAAGGCAAAACCGTGGCGTTTATGGGCTCTTCAGGGGTTGGTAAATCAACGCTAGTGAACACCTTACTGGGCGAGCAAACCCAGCAGACCGGTGGTATTCGTGAAAACGATAGCAAAGGTCGCCACACGACAACCAGTCGCTCTCTTCACTTGCTACCTAGTGGTGGCGTGCTGATTGACACTCCGGGAATGCGTGAGCTGCAAATCCATGATTGTGCCGATGGTGTCGAGCAAACATTTAGTGATGTGCAATCACTGGTTGAAAGATGCCGCTTTAGCGATTGTAAACACAACAATGAACCTGGATGCGCGGTAATAAAAGCGCTTGATGCGGGTGAAATTGATGAGCGTCGAGTCACTAATTACCTTAAGTTGATGCGTGAACAAGAATGGAATGGCGCAACGTTGGCGGAACAACGCTCTAAAAGTAAACAATTCACCAAATATTGTCGCTCAGTCCAAAGTGAAAACCGCTCACGCAAGCAATCTTACTAA
- a CDS encoding copper chaperone PCu(A)C, protein MKLKPLILATLLLSPLAHASDVMLHNPYARATPPNAATSAVFVEIMNHSEKERAIVSASTPAAGKVELHDVIHEGDMMKMRQIEKITLPAHSHTSLKPGSLHIMLFDLTKPLVEGENIEVEISFANGETQTFSAPIKKVMSGMKHHH, encoded by the coding sequence ATGAAACTTAAGCCACTGATTTTGGCGACCCTACTTTTAAGCCCACTAGCCCACGCGTCTGACGTTATGCTGCACAACCCTTATGCTCGTGCCACTCCACCGAATGCCGCCACCAGCGCAGTATTTGTCGAGATCATGAACCACAGTGAAAAAGAGCGTGCCATTGTGTCGGCATCAACACCAGCAGCTGGCAAGGTAGAACTGCATGATGTGATTCACGAAGGCGACATGATGAAAATGCGTCAGATCGAAAAAATCACCCTGCCCGCTCATAGCCATACCTCACTTAAACCTGGCAGCTTGCACATTATGCTGTTCGACTTAACCAAGCCTTTAGTTGAAGGTGAGAATATCGAGGTCGAAATCTCCTTCGCCAATGGTGAAACGCAAACGTTTAGTGCACCGATCAAAAAAGTCATGAGCGGTATGAAACACCACCATTGA
- a CDS encoding SCO family protein, which yields MNKNWSLILVVAFSLGFGLKLFFDNQQDQTGNTPTQSAALFEGANQQNVDLFDETDPRIRVVYFGFTHCPDVCPTSLAMLSAALKQLDPAQQDKIRPIFITLDPERDVASKAHEYAQYFHPSIEGLSAPIEVTKPLAEKYGVVFKRTELKESQLVYTIDHNSYFYFLQPNGELITKVSHTLNPAPIVLAIENLQ from the coding sequence ATGAACAAAAATTGGTCACTAATCTTGGTCGTCGCATTTAGCTTAGGCTTTGGACTTAAACTCTTCTTCGATAATCAACAAGATCAAACTGGGAACACCCCGACACAAAGCGCAGCCCTCTTTGAGGGAGCAAACCAACAAAATGTCGATCTATTCGATGAGACAGATCCTCGTATTCGCGTGGTGTATTTTGGCTTCACCCACTGTCCAGATGTCTGTCCAACTTCACTTGCGATGCTATCGGCTGCCTTAAAACAACTTGATCCTGCACAACAAGACAAAATTCGTCCTATCTTTATCACCCTCGACCCTGAGCGCGATGTGGCAAGCAAAGCCCATGAATACGCACAATATTTCCACCCCTCTATCGAAGGGTTGTCAGCGCCGATAGAAGTCACTAAGCCGTTAGCAGAAAAGTATGGCGTGGTATTTAAACGTACCGAGCTAAAAGAGTCTCAACTGGTTTATACCATTGACCACAACTCATATTTCTATTTTTTGCAGCCTAACGGTGAACTGATCACTAAAGTGTCGCACACACTCAACCCAGCCCCAATTGTGCTAGCAATTGAAAATCTACAGTAA
- a CDS encoding GNAT family N-acetyltransferase: MKLDNLFTIKVDDEIQLALVEESFAPIYAEIVSEQLDYLSQWLAWPPYCRSEQDFRLFIARSLDDYAQGKSLTCAITFQGNVVGNCSFNTINHDLKKVQIGYWLSQTQTGKGIVTRVVNKLIDLAFTKYEMEKVELLAAVDNWSSRAVAERCGMSFEGVITNNEKVGDRILDHAVYGIHHQKRL, from the coding sequence ATGAAACTGGACAATCTATTTACCATCAAGGTCGATGACGAGATACAGCTTGCCCTAGTTGAAGAGAGCTTTGCGCCAATTTATGCCGAGATAGTCAGTGAGCAACTCGACTATCTTTCGCAATGGCTCGCTTGGCCACCCTACTGTCGATCAGAGCAAGACTTTCGTCTGTTTATTGCTCGCTCACTTGACGATTATGCGCAGGGTAAATCTCTCACCTGCGCCATTACTTTCCAGGGTAACGTCGTGGGTAACTGCAGTTTTAACACTATCAATCACGATTTGAAAAAGGTTCAAATCGGTTATTGGCTGTCTCAAACGCAAACCGGCAAAGGAATCGTGACTCGAGTAGTCAATAAACTCATCGATCTCGCATTTACTAAATATGAAATGGAAAAAGTTGAGCTGTTAGCTGCCGTCGATAACTGGTCGAGCCGCGCGGTTGCTGAGCGATGTGGTATGTCATTTGAGGGCGTGATTACTAACAACGAGAAAGTGGGTGATCGCATCCTTGATCACGCAGTGTACGGCATCCACCATCAAAAGCGCCTCTAG
- a CDS encoding DUF2057 family protein, whose translation MKTVATLLSGLFLAAGAHAEVTINIPDNVQVLAVNAEKPDLEGGLFSSTKSITLANGENQVVFRYTPYFSQGNDRVIVESTPVITKFTANNQQLSLDLPEYRNEREAEKQIKAWQVTLIDQQNQPIALTQDVLHKDGMQIGRDFVQESKEYNRTNGVAALNSGSAVAVTLPANVKVDANTAEEMLHFWYQKADAETKAKFKQYINQQ comes from the coding sequence ATGAAAACCGTCGCTACACTTCTATCTGGTCTTTTTCTTGCTGCTGGTGCGCACGCAGAAGTAACAATTAACATACCTGACAATGTGCAAGTACTGGCTGTGAATGCTGAAAAACCCGACCTAGAGGGCGGTCTATTCAGTTCAACCAAAAGCATCACTCTGGCAAATGGTGAAAACCAAGTCGTATTCCGTTATACACCTTACTTCTCGCAAGGTAACGATCGCGTTATCGTTGAAAGCACTCCGGTCATCACAAAGTTCACCGCTAACAATCAGCAACTGAGTTTAGACCTACCTGAATATCGCAATGAACGCGAAGCAGAGAAACAAATCAAAGCTTGGCAAGTCACGCTTATTGATCAGCAAAACCAGCCAATTGCTCTGACTCAAGATGTGCTTCACAAAGATGGTATGCAGATTGGTCGCGATTTTGTCCAAGAATCAAAAGAATACAACCGAACTAATGGTGTTGCGGCTTTGAACTCGGGTTCTGCGGTCGCGGTTACTTTACCGGCTAATGTCAAAGTCGATGCAAATACCGCGGAAGAAATGCTGCATTTCTGGTATCAAAAAGCCGATGCGGAAACCAAAGCGAAATTTAAACAGTATATCAACCAGCAGTAA
- a CDS encoding type I secretion system permease/ATPase: protein MQDPLLNSLIYVSRYYGLANSPEALINGLPLSEGKLTPFLFPRSAERAGLVAKENRAELNSISQLVLPVVLLLKGGDACVLNSINGEQQEAEIVTGESGLVPISIPLEELQQLYTGRYFLVKKQFRYDERSPEVLKTKEGHWFWSTLWQSRSIYRDVLIASILINLFAIAAPMFTRLVYDKVVPNLAFETLWVLASGIFVIFLFDLILKLMRSYFIDVAGKKSDILISSKLFSKVLGIRMESRPPSVGAFARHLQEFESIREFFTSATIGSLIDLPFAILFLLLIWLMAGHLVFVPIAGVVFLIIYSLLIQGPLRRAIEEGSRLASQKYANLIESLAGLETVKLFGAQSQFQFRWEEAVAHMANWNIKSRRITDSIQNTAGFVQQSCNVGMIIFGVYLIAEGNLTMGGLIAATMLSGRAIGPMVQLSVLSARYNQAKSSMTIIEQVMAMPDEQEEGKRYIHRPIVHGKIELDNVTFHYPDSPIASIRNLSLTINPGEKVAIIGRIGSGKTTLERLVLGLYKPTEGHVRIDDTDIDQLHHIDIRRNIGCVPQDYHLFYGSIRDNITLGRPLADDRDVMDAANRAGVTVFTQQDPAGLERQVGEGGQLLSGGQRQAVSIARAILGRPPVLLMDEPTSAMDNRSEMHIKQQLAQLKQNETLILITHKTSMLDVVDRIIVMEKGAVIADGPKAEVLSNLMQGKVRAASA from the coding sequence ATGCAAGATCCACTATTAAATTCGTTAATCTATGTCAGTCGTTACTACGGCTTAGCGAATTCACCAGAAGCGCTGATAAACGGTTTGCCTTTATCAGAGGGCAAACTCACGCCCTTCCTATTTCCACGTTCTGCGGAGCGTGCAGGTTTGGTCGCGAAAGAAAACCGTGCAGAGCTCAATTCAATATCCCAATTAGTGCTGCCAGTGGTACTGCTGCTCAAAGGTGGCGACGCCTGTGTATTGAACAGCATTAACGGCGAACAGCAAGAAGCAGAAATTGTCACCGGTGAATCGGGTTTGGTGCCAATATCAATTCCGCTAGAAGAGTTGCAGCAACTCTATACGGGTCGTTACTTCTTAGTTAAAAAGCAGTTCCGCTACGATGAACGTTCACCAGAAGTACTCAAAACCAAAGAGGGACACTGGTTCTGGAGTACGTTATGGCAATCTCGCAGCATCTACCGCGATGTATTGATCGCCTCAATCCTGATCAACTTATTCGCCATCGCCGCCCCAATGTTTACTCGCTTGGTTTATGACAAAGTCGTGCCTAACTTAGCTTTTGAGACTCTCTGGGTTTTGGCGAGTGGTATCTTTGTTATTTTCCTTTTTGACTTGATCCTCAAATTAATGCGCAGCTACTTCATTGACGTTGCAGGGAAAAAGTCTGATATCTTGATTTCATCCAAGCTATTTAGCAAAGTGCTTGGCATTCGTATGGAGTCACGCCCACCATCAGTCGGGGCGTTTGCACGTCATCTACAAGAGTTTGAATCCATCCGCGAGTTCTTTACCTCTGCAACGATTGGCTCACTGATCGATCTCCCATTTGCCATCCTGTTTTTACTGTTGATTTGGCTGATGGCGGGGCATTTAGTATTCGTACCTATCGCGGGTGTAGTGTTCCTAATCATTTACTCTCTTTTAATCCAAGGTCCACTGCGCCGAGCAATTGAAGAAGGCTCTCGCCTTGCGTCGCAAAAATATGCCAACTTAATTGAGAGTTTAGCGGGACTAGAAACAGTGAAATTGTTCGGCGCACAAAGCCAATTTCAGTTCCGTTGGGAAGAAGCGGTGGCGCACATGGCGAACTGGAATATTAAGAGCCGCCGTATTACCGATAGTATTCAAAACACCGCAGGCTTTGTACAACAGTCATGTAACGTTGGTATGATCATCTTTGGTGTCTACCTAATTGCCGAAGGCAACCTCACCATGGGTGGTCTTATTGCAGCAACGATGCTAAGTGGGCGCGCGATTGGTCCAATGGTCCAGTTATCCGTTCTTTCCGCTCGCTACAACCAAGCTAAATCGTCAATGACAATTATTGAGCAAGTGATGGCTATGCCGGATGAACAAGAGGAAGGGAAGCGTTATATTCACCGCCCTATCGTGCATGGCAAAATTGAGTTGGATAACGTGACATTCCACTACCCTGACTCGCCCATTGCTTCAATTCGCAATTTGAGCCTGACCATTAATCCAGGAGAAAAAGTGGCGATCATTGGGCGTATCGGTTCAGGTAAAACCACGCTTGAGCGATTGGTTCTTGGTCTCTACAAGCCAACTGAAGGTCATGTTCGCATCGATGATACAGACATCGATCAACTGCATCACATTGATATTCGACGTAACATTGGCTGTGTTCCGCAGGACTACCACCTGTTCTACGGCTCCATCCGTGACAATATAACCTTGGGTCGACCTCTGGCTGACGATCGCGATGTGATGGATGCAGCCAACCGAGCAGGCGTCACCGTATTTACCCAACAAGATCCCGCAGGTCTTGAACGCCAAGTTGGTGAAGGTGGTCAATTACTCTCAGGCGGACAACGTCAGGCAGTATCAATCGCACGAGCCATTTTAGGGCGACCTCCGGTCTTGCTGATGGATGAACCCACTAGCGCAATGGATAACCGTTCAGAAATGCACATCAAGCAACAACTGGCGCAACTGAAGCAGAATGAGACTCTTATCCTCATTACACACAAAACATCGATGCTGGATGTGGTTGATCGCATCATTGTAATGGAGAAAGGTGCGGTGATCGCTGATGGACCAAAAGCCGAGGTACTAAGCAATCTAATGCAAGGCAAAGTGAGAGCGGCAAGTGCATAA
- a CDS encoding bifunctional diguanylate cyclase/phosphodiesterase, producing the protein MTLHKQLVAGMITVIILLLISVSVIEINTTRNFLEQQQRSEVNNTINTVGLALAPYLQEKDTVAVESVINALFDGSSYSVVRLTFLDSDQEIVRSYPVKPSDVPSWFVALNLFEPIHDSRVVTSGWMQLAEVEIISHPGSAYQQLWLAFEDLVIAFCIVLLIGLLAISFLLKRALNPLDRIVVKMKQVAQNKFGEPLPLPKTTDLLSVVEGINSMSAQLEESFKAQAKEAQQLRERAYIDPVSTLGNRAYYMSQLNGWLSEGGYGGVALLEARFIKDLYDEKGYEEGDKMVRELADHLKVALNGSDVTMARISSDEFAFILQNTDEGELKLLAESVITCVQDLNADPTGMAKANAALGVVHNSSTTSASDLLTLLDNALADATTNPDQAYSYITSDNSATLMGKQQWKLLVEEAISNDWFAFRTQPANATNGKTYHYEMFSAIEHGEQRYGANQYLFALEQLNASHIFDEYVISSVLQRLSRDGSAFDAPIAINIAQNSISQPSFIRWVTQQLNRHKDLTKLIHFEIPENCFVNSPHHTALFCNAVRAAGADFGVDNYGRNFQSLDYINEFRPAYVKLDYLYTHHLEDEKQAFTLTSISRTAHNLGIKTIASRVETQAQLDFLSEHFIDVFQGYIVDK; encoded by the coding sequence ATGACTTTACATAAACAGCTTGTCGCAGGGATGATTACCGTCATCATATTGCTGCTGATTTCAGTGTCGGTGATAGAGATCAATACCACACGAAATTTCTTAGAACAGCAACAGCGCTCAGAGGTTAACAACACCATCAATACCGTGGGTCTTGCTCTCGCCCCTTATCTGCAAGAGAAAGACACCGTCGCAGTGGAGTCAGTGATCAATGCGCTCTTTGATGGCAGTAGCTACTCGGTAGTTAGACTAACTTTCCTCGACAGTGATCAAGAGATTGTCCGCTCTTATCCTGTCAAACCTAGCGATGTACCAAGTTGGTTTGTCGCCCTCAACCTATTTGAACCTATCCATGACAGCCGCGTAGTGACAAGTGGTTGGATGCAGTTAGCCGAAGTGGAAATCATCAGTCACCCTGGTAGTGCTTACCAGCAACTTTGGCTCGCATTTGAAGATTTGGTTATCGCCTTTTGTATCGTGTTATTGATTGGACTGCTGGCGATTTCTTTCTTACTCAAGCGTGCGCTCAATCCGCTTGATCGTATTGTTGTCAAAATGAAGCAAGTGGCGCAAAACAAGTTTGGCGAACCGTTGCCACTGCCAAAAACCACCGATTTATTGAGCGTTGTGGAAGGTATCAACAGCATGTCTGCGCAGCTTGAAGAGTCCTTTAAAGCCCAAGCGAAAGAAGCTCAGCAACTGCGAGAACGTGCCTACATCGATCCGGTATCAACGTTAGGTAACCGCGCTTACTATATGAGCCAACTCAATGGTTGGTTAAGTGAAGGTGGCTACGGTGGCGTCGCGCTGCTAGAAGCTCGTTTTATCAAAGACCTCTATGACGAAAAAGGCTACGAGGAAGGAGATAAAATGGTACGTGAACTCGCCGATCATCTAAAAGTCGCGCTCAACGGCAGTGACGTAACGATGGCGCGCATCTCTTCCGACGAATTTGCATTTATCTTGCAAAATACCGATGAAGGTGAGCTTAAACTGCTAGCCGAAAGCGTGATCACATGTGTGCAAGACCTGAACGCAGATCCAACTGGTATGGCAAAAGCTAACGCAGCCCTTGGGGTGGTGCACAACTCTAGCACCACCTCTGCCTCAGACCTACTCACCCTGCTAGACAACGCACTAGCAGACGCGACAACCAATCCAGACCAAGCCTACAGCTATATTACGAGCGATAATTCCGCGACACTCATGGGCAAACAACAGTGGAAACTGCTGGTTGAAGAAGCGATCAGTAATGATTGGTTTGCTTTTCGAACTCAACCAGCTAACGCTACCAACGGTAAGACCTATCACTATGAGATGTTTAGCGCTATTGAACATGGTGAACAACGCTATGGCGCCAACCAGTATTTATTCGCACTAGAACAGCTCAATGCCAGCCACATCTTTGACGAGTATGTCATTTCGTCAGTTCTGCAAAGACTGAGCAGAGATGGCAGTGCCTTTGACGCGCCTATTGCGATCAATATTGCGCAAAACAGCATTTCGCAACCAAGCTTTATCCGTTGGGTAACTCAACAGTTAAACCGTCACAAAGATCTGACGAAACTGATTCACTTTGAAATTCCCGAAAACTGTTTCGTAAATTCGCCACACCATACCGCGTTATTCTGTAATGCCGTACGCGCCGCAGGCGCAGACTTTGGCGTCGACAACTATGGTCGAAACTTCCAATCATTAGATTACATTAATGAGTTCCGTCCTGCTTACGTCAAACTCGATTATCTCTATACACACCACTTGGAAGATGAAAAACAAGCCTTTACGCTAACCTCAATCTCGAGAACCGCCCATAATTTAGGTATCAAGACGATTGCATCTAGGGTTGAGACACAAGCACAGCTCGATTTCTTATCTGAGCACTTCATTGATGTCTTCCAAGGTTACATTGTCGACAAGTAG
- a CDS encoding transglutaminase-like cysteine peptidase, giving the protein MMVASAPQALNTSEQRLVDTVTRIYGDRAGLRVTTWRNEMRVYQGLAEREQLERVNQFFNQLNFVNDDRLWGKNDYWATPLEFLGSNAGDCEDFTIAKYFSLLELGISDKKLRLVYVKALSLNQFHMVLAYYSHPSAEPLILDNINPEITTATKRRDLLPIYSFNGNNLWLMKSQNGQLAGKSSRLSLWNDLRAREKSLQLRKPKINYDE; this is encoded by the coding sequence ATGATGGTCGCGTCAGCACCCCAGGCGCTCAACACATCGGAACAGCGCTTAGTCGACACAGTAACTCGTATTTACGGTGATCGTGCTGGTCTGCGCGTCACTACTTGGCGCAATGAAATGCGGGTCTATCAAGGGCTTGCAGAACGAGAACAATTGGAGCGTGTTAATCAGTTTTTCAACCAGCTCAATTTCGTCAATGACGATAGGTTGTGGGGGAAAAACGATTACTGGGCGACACCTTTAGAATTTTTAGGCAGTAATGCTGGCGACTGTGAAGATTTCACTATTGCCAAATATTTCTCACTGCTTGAGCTTGGCATCTCTGACAAAAAGTTACGCCTAGTATATGTTAAAGCATTGAGTTTAAATCAGTTTCACATGGTTCTAGCGTATTACTCCCATCCGAGTGCCGAACCTCTGATACTCGACAATATCAACCCAGAGATCACCACGGCAACCAAGCGCCGTGATCTACTACCGATATACAGTTTCAACGGTAACAACCTTTGGTTGATGAAGTCACAAAACGGACAACTAGCCGGAAAATCTTCACGGCTAAGTTTATGGAATGATTTACGCGCACGCGAAAAATCACTCCAATTACGGAAACCCAAAATCAATTACGATGAGTAG
- a CDS encoding HlyD family type I secretion periplasmic adaptor subunit, with protein MSKSSYNRLNSDELDYVDDKTAALLLNTPSSARIMLWLMLLFFIIAIAWASWAEIDKVTVGQGKVVPSSQVQVIQNLEGGLVKEILVQEGELVEKGQQLLLIDDTRFRSDFREREQQVANLTANVIQLSASLASVKINEDFNNKDWQKSVEIAYDKLFYPEDFQQDRPRLVSRQKAEYRQDLNELRNQISLIDQQVKQKQQDLVEIQARVRNLRESYSFARKELDITRPLAEEGVVPRIELLKLQRQVNDTRREMTSSELKVPVLRSAIQEAMLSRIDAAQKFRSAQQEKLNDAQDRLSAMTESTVGLQDRVNRTVVVSPVTGTVKTLNINTVGGVIQPGMDIVEIVPSEDTLLVEAKIAPQDIAFLRPELAAIVKFSAYDFTKYGGLEGTLEHISADTTTDEEGNSFYLVRVRTNETSLNKDESLPIIPGMTATVDIITGKRTVMDYLLKPILSARTNALKE; from the coding sequence ATGAGCAAAAGTAGTTACAACCGTCTCAATTCAGATGAGTTGGATTATGTCGATGATAAAACCGCAGCTCTGCTCTTAAACACACCAAGCAGCGCACGAATCATGCTGTGGTTGATGCTACTGTTCTTTATTATCGCGATTGCTTGGGCGTCATGGGCAGAAATTGACAAGGTGACCGTCGGACAAGGTAAAGTCGTTCCCTCCTCACAAGTACAAGTCATTCAAAACCTTGAAGGTGGCTTGGTTAAAGAAATTTTGGTGCAAGAGGGTGAGTTGGTCGAGAAAGGTCAACAGCTACTATTGATTGATGATACGCGATTTCGTTCAGACTTTAGAGAAAGAGAACAGCAAGTTGCCAACTTAACCGCCAACGTTATCCAACTTTCAGCCTCGCTTGCCAGCGTAAAAATTAACGAAGACTTTAACAATAAAGATTGGCAAAAGAGCGTTGAAATCGCCTACGACAAACTGTTTTACCCAGAAGATTTCCAGCAAGATCGTCCCCGACTGGTCTCGCGACAAAAAGCCGAATATCGCCAAGACCTCAATGAACTACGTAACCAAATTTCCCTTATAGATCAACAGGTCAAACAGAAACAACAGGACTTAGTTGAAATCCAAGCGCGAGTTCGTAACCTACGTGAAAGCTATAGCTTTGCCCGCAAAGAGCTTGATATTACCCGCCCTCTTGCCGAAGAAGGTGTTGTGCCACGGATTGAACTACTCAAACTGCAACGTCAGGTTAACGATACTCGCCGCGAAATGACCTCGAGCGAACTAAAAGTACCGGTACTACGTTCAGCAATTCAAGAAGCCATGTTAAGCCGAATCGACGCCGCGCAAAAATTCCGCTCAGCCCAACAAGAAAAACTCAACGATGCGCAAGACCGACTCTCAGCAATGACGGAATCGACGGTTGGTTTGCAAGACCGCGTCAACCGTACCGTTGTGGTCTCTCCTGTAACCGGAACAGTCAAAACGCTTAACATCAACACGGTTGGCGGGGTGATTCAACCGGGCATGGATATTGTCGAAATTGTCCCTAGTGAAGATACCTTGCTAGTGGAGGCTAAAATTGCTCCGCAAGATATTGCGTTTTTACGCCCAGAGCTTGCAGCAATTGTGAAATTCAGCGCCTATGACTTTACTAAATACGGTGGTCTCGAAGGCACGCTAGAACACATCAGTGCCGACACCACCACCGATGAAGAGGGCAACAGCTTCTATCTCGTTCGTGTGCGCACCAACGAAACCTCGTTAAATAAAGATGAGTCACTACCGATTATTCCTGGTATGACAGCAACCGTCGATATCATCACTGGTAAACGTACCGTCATGGACTATTTACTCAAGCCAATTCTTAGTGCTCGCACCAACGCACTGAAAGAATAG